The following proteins are encoded in a genomic region of Pseudomonas saponiphila:
- a CDS encoding MFS transporter, translating to MLRTLNNYPGTIKLLLSGSLILTLARAITLPYLVIYLSTRYALSVADIGLVIGSSLIVGSLLSLYGGYLVDRIASYRLILACVAVFTLGFIGAFAAPALWLLYLCLVSINLAYAVFDIAVKAGVAQQLAVTERSAVFSIKYTLTNIGYAVGPLLGAWLAQQGINLPFVTSSALAAGFFALYLTQGDRQLQSGASPHQPLSFLALGRQLLRDYRLICFTLGGLLSAVVFGQFSAYLSQYLVVTESAQVAYSTISTLVATNALLVIALQYAIGRRITPNHLKQWLAAGLGLFLLGVAGFALSTSLPLWVLSMVVFTLGEIIVFPAEYMFIDLIAPEHLRGLYYGAQNLSSLGGALGPILCGMVLASQPAQWIFYMLGAFIVAGGLFYWLGAARLEPARNTARAGT from the coding sequence ATGCTGCGCACCCTGAACAACTACCCGGGCACCATCAAGCTGTTGCTGTCGGGTTCGCTGATCCTGACCCTGGCGCGAGCCATCACCCTGCCCTATCTGGTGATCTACCTGTCCACCCGCTACGCCCTGAGCGTCGCCGACATCGGCCTGGTGATCGGCAGCAGCCTGATCGTCGGCTCGTTGTTGAGCCTCTACGGCGGTTACCTGGTGGATCGGATCGCCAGCTACCGGCTGATCCTGGCCTGCGTCGCCGTCTTCACCCTGGGCTTTATCGGCGCCTTTGCCGCCCCCGCCCTGTGGCTGCTCTACCTGTGCCTGGTGTCGATCAACCTCGCCTATGCGGTGTTCGATATCGCGGTCAAGGCCGGTGTTGCCCAGCAACTGGCGGTGACCGAACGCAGTGCAGTGTTCTCGATCAAGTACACCCTGACCAACATCGGTTATGCCGTTGGCCCGTTGCTCGGCGCCTGGCTGGCCCAGCAAGGCATCAACCTGCCCTTTGTAACGTCGAGCGCCCTGGCAGCGGGATTCTTTGCCCTGTACCTGACACAGGGCGACAGGCAACTCCAGTCTGGCGCCAGCCCCCATCAACCCCTGTCCTTTCTCGCGCTGGGTCGCCAACTGCTGCGGGATTACCGGCTGATCTGCTTCACCCTTGGCGGCTTGCTCAGCGCGGTGGTCTTCGGCCAGTTCTCGGCCTATCTGTCGCAGTACCTGGTGGTTACCGAGTCCGCGCAAGTCGCCTACAGCACCATCAGCACCCTGGTGGCGACCAATGCGTTGCTGGTCATTGCCCTGCAGTACGCCATTGGCCGCAGGATTACCCCCAACCACCTGAAGCAGTGGCTGGCGGCGGGCCTGGGCCTGTTCCTGCTGGGGGTCGCCGGCTTCGCCCTGTCCACCAGCCTGCCGCTGTGGGTGCTGTCGATGGTGGTGTTCACCCTGGGGGAAATCATCGTGTTTCCTGCCGAATACATGTTCATCGACCTGATCGCCCCCGAGCACCTGCGAGGCCTGTACTACGGCGCACAGAACCTCTCCAGCCTCGGCGGCGCCCTGGGCCCGATCCTCTGCGGCATGGTCCTGGCGAGCCAGCCGGCGCAGTGGATCTTCTACATGCTGGGGGCGTTCATTGTCGCCGGCGGGCTGTTCTACTGGCTGGGCGCGGCCAGGCTGGAGCCGGCAAGGAACACGGCCAGGGCCGGCACCTGA